The genomic window TTCTCTCAAAAAGTGAATATGGAGAAAGATTTGGAATCATTTAATTTCTTGTTTCTCCTAAAGATATTTACTGTCTTATATGGAGATTTGGCTAAAAGTGCCAACCACCACCGCATGGCCCATGGTTGCACAATGATTCTGTAAGTTTACAAACTGGAGTCCCGAAGTCAATCAGCAGATTTTTGAATTTTTCATGTATCTGTTAGTTTACTACCACATTATTTCTGTTGTATAAAGAAGATTTTCTGCAATTAGTCTGTTCAAAGTTACGAAAGGTTCTTTTTTTGGGGGGGTTTGGAGGAAGAGCCCTCACACTGCTCGAAAACACTGATCTATTGAATCGTGGGGCGGAGGTGGGTGGAGTTGTGCATCACAAACAAAGCCAACAGTCACCTTGTCTTTTTCCTGGTCAGGATCACTATATTGTAGTCAGGAATCAGAACCCTGATTAGGTTTTCTCTTTCCCCTTTCAAACTGAAGAGAGCTGACACCAACTGAAGGGCCTGTCATCCCAACTGATACTAACTCAGGACGGACCAGGACTCAAACCCATCTTCCTTCTCTGTATGGCTTAATTCCACACTGAGCAATACATTTACCAATTTAGCCATTGGGAAGCTAGAGTAAGAAGTGGTTTTAATAGATGAAGAGCATCATGCTGGTAAGTCAGGAGTGTTGCTGCTTTAAAAAGCCTGTTATTTTTTGATGAGTACTACTGATTACCTTTTGTCAAACATGGGATCATCAACGTTGATACTTAGATGTTGATTCAAGAGCCTAATCCATTCCTCAAATATACAAAGTTGCCTATTTATCTTGGCGTACAGTATGGGGAAaatatcattttttaaaaactgagctAAACAAAGATTTAAGTGTAGTAACATTTTGTAACAAACTGTGACGAGTTAATCAGTTAAAAGCTTCATAACAAAAACTTGGAGTCTATGAGTGGTCACAAATTACAAAACAAATCTAGAGAAGATCAGTTTTATCGAGGGAAAAGCTGACATCAAGCCAAATTACAGCACAGTCTATTAAAGAGGTCATACGTTATTCACAGTTGCTAAACTCACTGTCAGAAGCTGCTTTTTGTATTAAATTAGTTTGCAATGCAGAAAACCAGTGAGAAGACAGTGGTTAACAAAAATTTTAAGCTTTATTTTGACCGTTACTGTAGTCAGAATAATGTAAATTAGAACTCAACTAATTGTCTCTACTAGTCTAACACTTCACTTAATGTCAGCCATGTAGGCAATGTTACTTGCACAGCTATTACCAGCCTCAATTACAATGATATGACAGGGCATCACAGTAATGTACTTTTTCACTAAATTAATgaaaaaattaaaaaggaaaacAATGATTCTTAGTTTGGCTATATGAAGAAAATGGTCTATTCAAACACTTGTCTGACAGAACCAGTTAACTCTACATGAAAGTAATTTTTAAAGAAATCCACAAGTGGCATCGTATAATTACCAAAAATGAGAAGCCTCCAGCGCGATTGGCGCTTGCAATGAGTTCAGAATTCACAATTTATAACACATGCACAAGGGGTGAGTCATTTTGAAATTCAACAATAAAATATTTGAAAGCACTGAAAATAAATTTAATGTTACCACAATAAATATCGTGCAATTCCTACATTAAAGAAACCTACAAACTgcaaaaaagacagaaaaaaagagGCAGTCGTGCCAAAATGATGTAAAGCAATTAAAAGTTAGTTATAGTTTTAATTGAGTGCATTTCTGGCTGAGAAATTCTACATTCCTCAGTTGCCCGTACTCTCTTCAAGTGTTAAAATTTGTTCTTTTTAATAAGTGATGACCGTAAGACCTAGACCTCTGTTACAGTGCATTGTCCATCAGGTTGCTGTTCCCTGGCTCTGATGCTGCTGTTAGGCCCTCCTTCTGGAGATGGTTCACCTCCTGGTATCTCATTCTCCCTCTCATTGTTTGGAGAAATGAGTCTTTGCCTGCTGTGGGTGGTGGTTGCAGACTCCTGAAGCTGACTGGTGTTCTCATCCTCAGTATCAGTGCTTGTGGCAGACTCAGTGTTATCATAAGACATTCTCATTGCACTTTGGGCAGCTGAAACTCTACTTATAGAGGCTACATATTGCTCTTCTCCTTCTCCTCTATGACTCCTGGTCATGTTTTGGCCACCCAGCTGCAACTGAGCAAGGGAGTTCACAAGCAACACATTTGCATCTGGTGAAGGAGTTAGTGGACTTACTGGCTGGTCAACTAGGGAAGTTATTGGTCTAACTGTGGGCCTCATTATGGAAACAGATGGCTGTAGTGATACCGATGCAGATCCAGCACCACCTATGCTATCTGCTCCATCTGCAGAGTTCTCTCTCTCTGAAGTTATTCCGTTGGAATCACAGTCTAACCGAAGACCTGCCACTCCCTTCTTGGGAATATCTGCTATGTCTCGTTTCATCTTTCTGCGGCGGCCATGCTCGTTACGTCTGAACTGAATCATATTCTCCAGGTCTGCAACGTACAAATATCCAGCTATGAGCATTTCAATTGTTTTTTTGCCCTTCAAATGAGCATCTTCTAGCTCTATACTTGTGCGTTCATCATATTGCCACCAGCCATTTGTGCCTTCATAGTACCAAGCATACTCCCCATTTCCTCGGCTTGCTGCTTTGAGCTCTTCAGGGGAAAGCAAAGCTGGCTTGTCTAGAAACTCTTCAGGGATTTCCTGACGACAAAGTGCGCACCGTCTGCTTTGCCAGGATGCTCCTTTCACACACAGGAAACAGAAGATATGTTTGCACGGCAATTTAACAGGATGAACACAAGTCTGAAGACAGATAGCACATTCTGGTACCGTCAGAGTAGGTGTCGTGTTTGAGCAAGACTCATTTAACTTCCTTCCTCCTGGAATCATGTTTGATGCATGATCGACATCCCCACAGCCAGCCATCCTAAGAAGCAAAACACAGGTTTTGTATCAGCAACCCAACGTGGAGATGAAAGAAACACAAAGGGAAAAAGACTTCATTTGTTATACATGGCTAACAAAATCATAAAGAGCAGACAAAACTTTTGTCTGCTTTTCCTTCTAAAAAGGCCAAAGGTGGTTGTGATGTTACAATGAGTTGTTTTGGAAAATACAGATTGAggggatttgattgaaatgtaaaaGGTATAAAGGGAACAAGCAGCTGAATCAAGACATTTGCTCACTATGATAAAGGCTTCAAATAGAAGGATACACATGTTATAAATTAGAAGTACAAAGGGAAAGTCAAAGATATGTTTCCATCAAAAGGATAACTAGTTTATGGAAGGCCAATGAAATGTTGGAAATAAATGAGTTCTGTTGGGGGTGCTTCTGGAGAGACAAGTGATTTTAAGATATAGTGAGAACGCAGGTGAAAGTGATTGGTGAAAAATAAAATGACAAGCTTTTGGGGCTAATGACTTTTTCTCAGCTCCTAAAATTTCTCTCATGCCACTGGAAATCTTAATTACTAAAAGTAATTCTGTGATTTAGATGATATCTGAACCATGGGAAAAGACATCAAATTAATTTAGAATGCCCTATGCCACCAGTTTCAAATGGGAAGGCAATGTAAAAAGAAAAATGCAGAATGCACTTTAGTTGTCAAAAAGTAAGTCTGCCAGGCCACCTGGTCCAATTCATTGAGGGTAATATTTCACTATCTTCTCAATCACTGTTACATAAACCAATGTGACTGTTTATTTTGACAACACTGTAGTGGGATTTATATGTAAAACATGCAAGGTTCTTGTATGTAAACAGCTGACTTTATATAGGTTAAAACCGACTTTCACTCGATGCATTGGGAGGATTGATAGAGGGTCTTTCATTTACAATTAAACAATTCAAATTAACAGGTTCAAAAATAACTTTTGAAAATATCATATATTCCTGAATTTGCAATACTACTTTTAATTCAATATTTATCTATTATAGAGAATCATGAATTATCTTTACAATGGTTTGCCAAGATGGCACACTGAACATGAAGGATTAAGTCATATATCATGTTATATCATGCCTTAAGATATACTGAATGTGACATTGAACATTCAGAACTAGCAGCTTATTTTGCATGTGAAGTAAGGAAAATTCCCTACCTTGTATTATGCTCAATGTCTACAATGCAATCTGTAACAAATGCTGATGATATTAATAGTGAATGTGTAACCCATTTGATAACCAGATATTTGATAACCAGGTATTTTAAATGTGTCATTTTAAACGGTGTAATGTCTCCTTTACAACTCTAGGCAGAGGAATGTCACATGAACACTTTGTTAAGCATCTGTTTCCTAATATTGCCAACAGCAATTTCATATTTGAGGCACTTTTCATACCAAAGAGTGgatagaggtttagaggggatttgaggaaaacatttttcacccagagggtggttggaatctggaacgcactgcctgaagaggtggtagaggcaggaaccctcacaacatttaagtatttagatgagcacttgaaacaccatagcatacaaggctacaggccaagtgctggaaaatgggattacaatagttaggtgcttgatggccggcatagacacgatgggccgaagggcctatttctgtgttgtatgaCTCCAAAGCCTAACGAACAAGACATTCATACCTTTTTCCCATCTCCTAGCTCTGTTGTATGATTTATAAGACACTTGCTTTTATGGTATACTGGTCCCACATGCATCTTTCAAACCTCATATCATTTTCAAATGGTTCGTTACTTCATGATGGTGTACTGTGCAGTTCACTTCCAATGCAGTTCATAAAGATGCAAGCCCAAACTGGTCTGCACATTATGTGCTAACAAGACAAAAAtaggaaaaaaaaaaatctaaaaaggtACCCAACAGTCAGTGTATGTGAAGATTTCAGTCCATGACTTTTAAGAGTCTCTAATTGAGGACCATGAAAATCAAAATTTCACTTGTAGCAAAGAAGTCTGCATAGGCTGCAACTTGTTTTGAGCTTCAgttgtttttttttggggggggggggcggtatagTTTCAATACAGTACTGCATCTTTTTAATCTCAACATTAAAACTTGGGGTCTGGACCCAATTCTTTATTTTCAAAAATATTTTTCAGCAAGGAAAATAACAAAAAGTTGCTTTAAAAATTATGCAGCAGCCATCAATAAGCACACTCCTAAATCTTTCCAAGTATCTTGCTTTATCACAGAATGAAAAAGACAAGCCTGCAATTCATCAGGCAGCTCTTTTTTGGGGAAAAAATAGTTTCCTGACTGAGTTCCCTGTGAGAGTGCCTACTGAAAAGTTTAGCATGCTGCACATGATTTTCTAACCATCGCATATTATATGGTCAGAAATCTATGCACATTGCATGGCAGAATTTCCTATTCATGCTCTAGGTGGGTGAGGCTTGCTGCCAGGAGTGGGGCAATGCCCTTAGGGTACTTAATAGCACTGCTTGAAGTTTCCATTAAataatcgagggccgaagggcctgtactgcgctgtaatgttctatgttctatatacaaAATCTCTTCAAAAAGGAAGAAAATGTCCAAAATAAGTGCAACATAGTCCTCATTTTACACTGCCTTTGCAAAATATACTATAATCCTAAAATTATGCCTTGGGATACCAGCATTCACATTTTGAGCCAGTTTATCAGAAACTTCTTTTTAGTTGAGGTTTTGACTAGTTTGAAATAAATAGGTTAATATCACCACTAAAATAACAACAGTGGAATTTTAGATGAATGAATTAAGCATTCATATGTTGATATCCTTGACAATTTCTGGGGCTGTAATTTATTTTACCGAATAAGGTGTTTTTAAAATATCTAAAAATATTCATTCTGACATTTCTAGGGGAAAACAAGTATATCTCCCATAACTTTCGCATTCAGGGCAATTTAGTGACAGCTTTAAATGAAGACCAGTGCCACACCAAATTGGGCAGATTATGGACAAATTAATAAATCTTATATACACAGAAGGACCAAGAAATTACCAACTTTATATTGAATGTGGAAATTCAAGAGTGAGTTGTTTTGACAAAAGCAGCAATTAAGAGTTATGAGAGGCAGAGAATAGCACAATATTTTTTGATGGGATGCAATAGTTTATTTTTCAATCTTTCAAACTTTGATCAGTCCACTGCCCTTCTCCCACCATTGCTGTGATTGAGACACCGCCACTGATTATACTAGTTTTTCTGATTCAGTCTGTCCCTGGCCAGAATTATCACCCACCTGGGCTGAATCCTGCTGCTTCTGGATTTTATGGTGTCTCCAACTTTGCCATCATCTATCTATCCTGCAACTGCCTCTGCATACCTCCTGAATCTTCATTCCAATGAAAATACCTCCATCAGTGTGTCCTCCAATACTCTACCCTCAAACAGCTTCTAGACTTCACTTGCTACACCTGTCTCCAAACTACAACAACAGCTCGTTGATTGATTCTACCCTATGTCATCATTATTCCACCACAGGACCTCcaactttaactctggactccttcCAATATCTCCATCTACTTCCTATTTTTGATTTACTATCACATTTTATGTACCCTAATTTTTATGTAACTTGAGTTCGGAGTCCATTCACATGCATATTTTAGCTGTCTCTCTGGACCAGGCCCCATCACTATTTCCACTTttgctttttctcttcctttctttTTATCCCTCCTAGACTCTCTTCTCTCGTCATGCCGTTCACTtctccactctcaggtactctgcccGCCCAATTATCCACCCCAACTCCTTGACCTTACTGCTCTCTTGCTgccatcccaggcttgactccctcttagataagcctacaggtttcctctgtctctcttggcatcctccgacAGGCTCATCGAGGCACAACCCCAAgtgccccatcccactctctcg from Heterodontus francisci isolate sHetFra1 chromosome 3, sHetFra1.hap1, whole genome shotgun sequence includes these protein-coding regions:
- the rnf146 gene encoding E3 ubiquitin-protein ligase rnf146 isoform X2, translating into MAGCGDVDHASNMIPGGRKLNESCSNTTPTLTVPECAICLQTCVHPVKLPCKHIFCFLCVKGASWQSRRCALCRQEIPEEFLDKPALLSPEELKAASRGNGEYAWYYEGTNGWWQYDERTSIELEDAHLKGKKTIEMLIAGYLYVADLENMIQFRRNEHGRRRKMKRDIADIPKKGVAGLRLDCDSNGITSERENSADGADSIGGAGSASVSLQPSVSIMRPTVRPITSLVDQPVSPLTPSPDANVLLVNSLAQLQLGGQNMTRSHRGEGEEQYVASISRVSAAQSAMRMSYDNTESATSTDTEDENTSQLQESATTTHSRQRLISPNNERENEIPGGEPSPEGGPNSSIRAREQQPDGQCTVTEV
- the rnf146 gene encoding E3 ubiquitin-protein ligase rnf146 isoform X1, with the protein product MGKRMAGCGDVDHASNMIPGGRKLNESCSNTTPTLTVPECAICLQTCVHPVKLPCKHIFCFLCVKGASWQSRRCALCRQEIPEEFLDKPALLSPEELKAASRGNGEYAWYYEGTNGWWQYDERTSIELEDAHLKGKKTIEMLIAGYLYVADLENMIQFRRNEHGRRRKMKRDIADIPKKGVAGLRLDCDSNGITSERENSADGADSIGGAGSASVSLQPSVSIMRPTVRPITSLVDQPVSPLTPSPDANVLLVNSLAQLQLGGQNMTRSHRGEGEEQYVASISRVSAAQSAMRMSYDNTESATSTDTEDENTSQLQESATTTHSRQRLISPNNERENEIPGGEPSPEGGPNSSIRAREQQPDGQCTVTEV